The genomic DNA GGGCAGCTATACTGCAAAATATTGGTAGTCTTATTGAAAATGCACTTTATTAGGCTAATGATCAGTGCTCAAACAGAAAAAACTGCACAATCTTGCAGGAGCTCTGAGCATTTCCACGCATATTTtattcccctctctctctctccgcacaATATACAGCCAGCAAGGTTTCAAATCGTCTCAAATCGAACACAAAATTCCACGCAAGGATCAatagcaatttttttttgtgtatccCGTATGAATTTCGTTGCGCCGGTCATTGTTCAATATGAACACAAGCTAGATAGTCCACTTCATGCGCTGAGATGTAAAAGGCTCAGGCACcccttcaactgcgttctaatcTCGCTTTACAGAACAACTCGGTGAAAGCGATGAGGCAGGCCAGACCAAGACCAGCAAGGAGAACGACGAACACGCCACCGACTGTTCGCAGGCCCAGCTCGCTAGCTGCGTCAGTCCTAGATTCACCGGCCTCGGTAGTAGGACATCGTTTGTGAGGATCCCGTACGTTCCACCAACGATCCTTTAATTTTTGCAGGGTGCCGTGCTCCTGCAGCCGTAGTAACGTTGACGACAGGATGTTGCGGTACGGAGATCCTGCACGAATAAACCATTATATGACATGGTTTGTTGAAAATAAAGTTTTATTCCGGGACGCATGAAGACTGCTGTGACGTATTTTTGTGCAGAAAATGGCGTAGAAAAGTGAACGCAATTAAATGGCAGTGCTATTCATGGTCGCGTTGACGGGCCTATTGCTCACGGAATCGAATTCAGTGTTGTTTTAATTTTTGCTGCAGAACAATTCTAAATAGCACTTTCTAATAAAAACCAATGAAACGTTTATCAATTGTCTCATGGTTTCGGCACAATCGGCAGTTTacgtcaaagaaaaaaattgtcctTTGCCTTGTCTTCAcagcaagtgtaccttcgtgcatCTTTGAAGTGAAAGTCTTCATTCGCGGAGACACGTATACATTGTTTTGTGGTCGCATACTCTGATGGCGTTACCACCCCTCTTTATATCGTACCCTTTCATGTCGCAGTGATCTGGGTGGGCAGGATGATGTCACCATCTGCAAGCAGCAAAATTGAGCAATGCATTGTGACTGGGACCTCCGCTATTTGTTCCTGGAGGGCATTGTTCTTATGCTTCCGTTTCATTCGATGACTTTACAATGATAGAAGCGCAATTTCGTCAACCCCGTGGCCCACCACGAGTTGGCGACGTTAGCCCAAGCCTCTACTTGCCTCATACGATCTATCCATATGAACGATACCTGTACGATGCACACCTGACTTACCTGGCTAAAACTTGATTAAGTGAAGCTTTGGGTTAGTTGGTTTAGCAGTACGAAGTACTAACAGCATAAATTCAACACGGGTACACGAGGAAAAACACTGACAACGCTGTACAGTCTCTTCTCGTTAGGGGCTCTTATTGTGTCCCCATGTTGAATTGGCATTGTTCCTAATTTACACTGGCAACAACACCGCCAACATAACGCTGTGCTTCGCACTTAACGTTCACCCTCAGAAAGATCGCTGCCAGGCTAGAGGGTGCAATCAAAGCTCATTGCATTTTGCTCCAAAATGCCACGGGATGGCGTCCTTAGCCCAAGATGTGTGTCCAGTTAGCAAAACTCTTCTGGCTTTCGCACGACCTTCGCTGCTTGCGCTCTCAGCGGTAACTACTACAGTTACCACAAAGCTTTGTTTATTCTTTGATCATGCTGTTAGGTTGTCGGCATAGAGATGTGCAACCAGGCGCCAACGTGCGTTGATCTACGTTGAAGAGTGCTATAGGTACGAAAAAACAACAGACATTGAGCAAGCTCGCTTATATCAACGTACAGTAAGCATTTAGCTACTTCGGGAACAACAGGTTTTGCTTTCGTGTTATGCGACTTGCTGTGACGTCGGAATTACCCGTTCATTTTTGCTTTACAGACATGAACCCAGCTTCATTTTGACACAAACTGTGTGCCAGCGACATGTAACATAGGGTAATTGGCACAATATTGCATTACTCACTATATCCTAAAGTACAACCAGACCTACTTATAGACAACAATACAACACGATCTTAAAAAATTGTCGTCAAAGGCAAACGCAGATTTAAATTTTTCCATTACGCGCTCATTGGCAAATAAGACATTCTAGAGAAAAGAGAGGACAATATCAAAAAACTATAGGCAGAGCATATTTACCTGCAtacatagctttgatggaatgatAGTACAGTAACTTGAATTGACTAAACACTCACTAAATGTGTCACTTTTAAGATTTCTGGCCTCTTTATGCACTAAATTTTAATAAAGTTGCGTGAAAGAAACGTGCCTTTGAAATTCTTTAAATATTGTCAGAAGAGGAAGTATCATGAAACATAGATCTTAGTAATTACGTATCAACTTGAATTGAACTAGTGCCAATTTTGGTCTCTTGTGTGCATTACATTTTGAGTACCAGTTGTTTTGGTTTTCTGTTTGTACTtactattgtactccctccctgttatgaccctcaagtaGAGGctgacagtattaataaataaataaaatattataaAAACGTCGTGCGATTATGAAATTGCAGTTTCATAGATGAAAAACTAACCACAAAAAGACACGCTGACATCAACTCCATTACAGGATTATTATATGGAGCTCCAAATCACATGGTTGTTTATGAGCAATGTGTCGTTCAATAGAGTGTGGTTAGCGCACAATTGTGAACAATGTAACGAGGCAATGCAAGAAATATCATAGGTGTAACGATTAATGACAAGAATAGAGTAGAGTGGAGCGAGAAAAAATGTTCATTATTAACATCAGAATCAATAACACGACGAAATGAGCATGGGAGGGGCATGCACCACAAGGTCAGGCCCTCGAAGAGGACGCAGCAAGTTAGTTGGACAAATGACATTACCGGTAGTCTACAGGAATTACGTGGCTTTGGCAAACACGGCGTCGGATCAATTGGTGAAAACTGGAGCACAAAAGAGGCACCTGTCCTCTTGTGGTGAGTAGAGCCAGCCTCATTATAGGCAAGATGACAATATTTATGATGAATATGAAAATAAGACACGTTGTACAAGTTAAGACTCACCATGTGGCGTTGCGATGCCGTAACCCTTGGAGTCTAGGAGACCCCCGATCTGCTTGAGCTGGCACCGTGTTCGTACCACGTACTCAATACTCGTAGACTCCATGAGGAAGGCGTAGCCACCACGTTCCACACGCTCAATGCCTTCGGTGATGGAAGGCACCGTGTCCTCTTTCATGGCGTGCCACATCATCTCGTACATCTCATGCCTCCACTCCTGTGAACCAGTGATTCCGTTAATATAAACGAAATTATTTATGTAAATGAAGCATGAGCAGGTTGCAAATGCTTTCTGACTTTTTCAAATAAACTTGGACAGTCTCAAAGCGCACCACAAGCGAAGTTTCACTTTAAAAGGGGAGCTTCTTTCGTTGTCCTTGTTTTTATAAATGCCGATATGTTTACCCTTCTGAATATTGTGAGAAGTAGAGATTACAAAAGGAAGTGACGCTCACGACAAGATATAGTTATAAACGAACACACAAGAAGAGTGTGTCTTTTCACGACACTAGCTCTTAGTGACATTAGGTTTTTCGAAGGGCACTACGGAATAGGTCCCCAGCCAAGTCCAAGTTGCTCATCCGGCTCGAATGTTGCGATATTCGAGTAAATAACCAAATATAAAGTGAGGCAATGGTCAAAGGTAAGAATTGTACAGAATACGTATGATATCCGAGCATAGGTATGGATCAAGTAAGAGCCCGCCAGCTGTATTATTATTTACTGAAATTTGATTTATTCCATTACTTAGAAGTGCAGACTTTTCTTACGAACCACTAGAATATCAGCCTTACCTTAACGACACGCTTTTCTCTATGTGGCCTCTCATATGCCCGCCTACAGCGCAACAATACGCTGGCAGTGTCGATATAGAAGGCAACGCAGAAAGAACCACAGCTGGTTCCCGTCTATATAGGATCCATCAGGGGAAGCCCCACAAACCTGAACAAGCTAGTTCACTCCAAGGCGCAAAGTGTTGCTTTCCGCGACCTCGGAGAACTCCCCTGCCAGCCCGGAGTTGTGGAGAACAGAGATCAAAGGACCACCTATAATGAAATTACCTAGCACTTTTATCTCGTCAGAAGAGAATTTTGTCTTTCTAACAAAAGGGGTAAATTGAGCGCAGGCATTGACTCTCGGGCTCGTATCTCAGCTCGGCTTTATTGCCCAATATTTATTGCGACAAATATTGTAATAGCTCTTGCAGGTACTGCAACGAATTCGCTAGCctagaccacatgctctggcgtTGTCCCTCGTTGCGTGGCACGGACCAATGGAATGAAGAAAAGTTGTTATCCGCTAGGAAGAGCCCCGATGTCGGGGATCActgtgggctgtccagagggcccacgatgtgACGGTCGGGCTCGCCTGACTGTCCCAACGTAGGAACGGCCTACCTCAACCGCCGCACCCCTACTTAGAACATAACGTTAACATTTGGCCCAAAAAGCTAGAACTACTTTTCAGACCCTTCGGGTTTGCGTAAAGTTTATCATGCAAGGTGTTTTTATGCAACGATGAATTTCAAAGCACCTGATACGTAATTAGGTCTCGTTGATAAAGTTCAGCCACACAGGCTTCTAAGCCTTTGTTTAAAACTAGTGTCTGGGCAGAATTTGGCTGTATAAAAATAATTAGCTCACAAATATATCAGCACGAATGCTTCTCTCTTTCGGAACTATCATTAGGGCTACGTGACTAGGCGACTTCATCTGTCTTTTCCTAAATGTACGTAGTACTCACGCCTTTGTGTTTTCCGAACACGTCAATTGTTTTACAGGACATGTGTAGTACCATGCAAGGCCATCACCGAAATAGACATCCGCTTTGATATAAAATGTGCCCCAGCTTCAAAAGGTTTGATCCCCGCTGCGGTGGCTTCAGTTTCGATACACTCAAAAACGCTTGCAACTCGTGTACTTAGAGTTGGGCGCACGTTACATAATCTCATGTGCTTATGAGGTCGTCATTTTCAGAGCcttctattacggcgtctctgcTGTTAGTATTGTAGTTTTGAGACGTAACCCCATCAAAATGGTGAGTTCAGTTTTCGGGAAATTATGACTTCACTAACAGCATGAAAATTGAATAATTATTGCTATTGTGATAACAATGCTGTTCAACACGAAATATATTATTTTAACTAGACAGCATGCTTTATTTTTGGTGCATAGTGCCATTATAAGCAATACTGGACGCACTTATCAGCAGCCGATTATAATACTTGTCACTTATAGACGATGCCATACCTTGAACAAGGCGTGAGTCGATCCTGAGCGAACGCATCCATAGCGCACGGCAGACTGCTTCGCCAAGTCTTCGGCACTCTCAATGGGTGACAGAAGCCTCTCTTTAGTCAGGAAAGCTGTCAGGTTAGCCGTGTAAGAGGAAACCAGCACGAAAGAGAAGATCCACCAAGTTGCAGCAATTATGCGTGCTGAAGCTGCCCTGCACAATGTGCCGTGTTATGTAAAATTATCTTTAACAAAGAACGGTGCCCAAGCAGGCCACCGGGTGGAACTTTGTCGACACAATGCCATCCTGTAGGGAGTGTGCTTCCCTATATGTTTTGTACATGGTATGTAGATGCATGACGTCCGATTTCTGACAGAAATAGGTAATCATTCAAAACTGCACTAACAGATTATGTTACGCGCCCTGAATAACTTTTTCTTGTTAAACATGTAATTTCACTGATTTCTATTTTTATGttctacttttactgcatttttgTTGTATTACTCACCCCCTCTATAACGCCTTTATGTGCCCTGAGGATAATCGAAATAAATAACAAAGGAAGCTATGCAAAACGAGCCAAATGTAAGTAATGCGAAAATTGCAA from Rhipicephalus microplus isolate Deutch F79 unplaced genomic scaffold, USDA_Rmic scaffold_15, whole genome shotgun sequence includes the following:
- the LOC142784613 gene encoding glutamate receptor ionotropic, kainate 1-like, translating into FNRLNCSTIPTSSLQEADLAIGDLTITSEREQSVDFTMPFMTLGVSILYKKTDQKRSLLFFLSPLSGDVWLCVAGACVAVSVILCCVARAQSAVCRRNSAVSRRYGCCCCGNSLARSRFKGQEAVGSSELQRDTLYSDSRRNSTLPTLQSDFTLPDSCWFIVSAIMRQGCGIFPRAASARIIAATWWIFSFVLVSSYTANLTAFLTKERLLSPIESAEDLAKQSAVRYGCVRSGSTHALFKEWRHEMYEMMWHAMKEDTVPSITEGIERVERGGYAFLMESTSIEYVVRTRCQLKQIGGLLDSKGYGIATPHGEYGSPYRNILSSTLLRLQEHGTLQKLKDRWWNVRDPHKRCPTTEAGESRTDAASELGLRTVGGVFVVLLAGLGLACLIAFTELFCKARLERS